caatggaatgttctgtctggcaaattagaataaGATTTGTAACAAAATTAGAAAAATTgctatggaaatctatggagtgtaatgaagagggaagtgtgggtcaccagatcaaagaacaaaaacagCTGAAAGCTAAGCATCACTGATATCTGGGCTGTCATAACCCTCaagcaatgccactgccattgacttcaatgttaaacacagtcaggtcagcagtctaacctaTGACTGCGGTTTTGACTATTGAACAAGgttgagactttttaaagcctcaggaagcttttaccagtgtttagagttaattggttaatttcAGATGATTatgttaatagcttgtttagacaatcttttcatgatatgctatttttttgagataggaattgtgggttttcatgagctgtatgccaaaatcatcaatattaaaacaacacaagacctgaaatatttcagttagTTTGCAATGTATGTAAAACATGTATTATTAATATTatgatcataatcataataataataatcataatcataataataattattattattattattattattagtattgttattattattattattattattattgttaataattattattattaattattatactcatactcattattattattattattgttattattattattattattattattattgttattattattattattattatattatatttttattattattcttgacAATTAGAATAAGATTTGTAACAAAattagaaaaacttggtatggaaatctatggagtgtAATCAATagggaagtgtgggtgaccaTATCAAAGAACAAatacagctgacagctaagcatcactGATTAatttcagatgattaggttaatagcttgtttagacaatcTTTTCATGACATGCTATTTTTTTGAGAttggaattttgggttttcatgagctgtatgccaaaatcatcaatattaaaacaacacAAGACCTGACATATTTCAGTTGGTTTGCAATGTATGTAAAACAAATAAAAGTTTATTTGTTATCATTATATTATGAGGTAAAACAATGAACtttaacaaaatatgcttaatatttgagaaggacctgtatattcTCATGACGTCATGCTGCCCCATGAGCTCAAATGATTGGCAGATGAGCTGGCAATTACTATTTTACCTAGCAGTTAATTTCTTATTTCAGTTTTGGCTGTAATGATTGCTCTATAAGCTACTTATTACGAACCGGGTCAAAAACGACCCGAACACCAAAAGTGCTATATTTTTTGATACAGCATTACagaatttatgaaaaaaaaatattttgcttcATTTCGTTAAAATAGAGGTGGCTAAAGCCTTTCCACAAGAAACTAAACATAAGGGCCTCCTTACACTGTCAAAGTTGAAAACGGGTCGGTGACGACCCGAAGACGAGAGGAGGGCTATTGTTATGACATGGAAACCAAAATGACACTTGTAACGAACTTGAAttgtaacgaaattgcatgtatgctaaAACCATGCAAGGAGAAAGCCCCAAACAGCACCCCAAgtgagcagtgtggcgggatggtaccatgctcagggtaccttagttcTATCAGTAGCAGTGATTGTAAAATACATTTGGTTTATATAGTTTGCCTTTCTCAAGATGCATATGGTTTGCAAGAGTTGCATTTCTTCActcacatttttttctgcaaGTAATGAAATTGATGCCGTTTCTCTTTGATTCTGAAAGGACAATTGCCACATAGGGTTAAAATGAGTGAGCTGATTCAGGCTTGTGACCATCAAGAGTGACAGTGATTATAAATTGGCTTATGTCCATGTCCTTTGTCAATCTCTGGTGAAGATTCTGGAAGATTTGTAGTGATGAGTCACATTTATATCTTCTGAAAGATATTGAATTAGCTGTCCTTCTTGTGTCCCCTATCCTTTGCCTCAGGAAAAGACAGCCATGTAGCGGACGAGCTGTACAAGAAAGTGCGTATTCTCTGCTGGGTGATGACGGCACCCAAGAACCATCAGACCAAAGCTCTCCATGTGAAGGCCACGTGGAGCCGCCGCTGCAACCGGGTGGTCTTCATGAGCTCCGTAAATGACCCAAATCTGCCGGCTGTAGGCCTGGGCACTGGGGAAGGACGACACAAGCTCTACTGGAAGACCATCCGCGCCTTCCACTACATCCTGGAGAAGCACGGTGACGAGGCCGACTGGTTCCTCAAGGCTGACGACGACACCTTTGTGGCGGTGGACAACCTGCGCTGGATCCTCTCCAATCACACGCCAGCACAGCCCGTATACTTCGGCAAACACTTCAAACTCCACGTCAAGCAAGGCTTCATGAGTGGCGGCGCGGGCTATGTCCTAAGCAAGGAAGCATTACAGCGCTATGTGAAGGCCTTCAGCACCAAAATGTGCACCCACACCTCGCCCGAGGAGGACGTGGCTTTGGCCCGGTGTATGGAGAAGATTGGGGTTCGACCAGGTGATTCCAGGGACACACTGCACCGAGACACGTTTCACCCCCTTGCCCCTGAGTTTCATCTGACGAGAAAGTTCGACAAGACTCACTGGTACTGGATGGAAAATTTCCACCGTCCTGCGGAGGCAAGTAGCTACTAAGttccattggtaacactttattttagggacacatctattatcactaatacatacaatattaatgcctgtgtaagtaacttgtaaggcatgtactaagcaaaatcagacagttgttaagcatgtattcacaaatgtcttgttcatgcccaattaagGATGTAATACTGATatgaccttagtaaggaccagtaagcctatatttctatttattagtaagtagtaagtggcaaaATACAATGTGTagaagctcccgacacactgtgtgaacaaaccctgaacagtaagaaaacagatgtggaataagggtccctattctaaagtgatgcattgctcatcCCAGGTGGTTTTTAGGGCCCCTGCACTACAAAGGTCCCCATCATTATCTAGGGCCCCCACAcaacccaggcccgcactacctaacccaggcccgcactacctaacCCAttacccaggcccgcactacctaacCCAttacccaggcccgcactacctaacCCAttacccaggcccgcactacctaacCCAttacccaggcccgcactacctaacCCAttacccaggcccgcactacctaacCCAttacccaggcccgcactacctaacCCAttacccaggcctgcactacctaacCCAttacccaggcctgcactacctagctcccctgatcagcaaagtgtaaggatATTTTTGCTACTGACTTTATATTCAGCTGAGACATCTAACTTTTATTGTTCATATCATTGAAAGGTAACAGGAGCAATTATATAGCagggattgaacgtacacttgtcgatGACGGTGGTTTGGTGAGGATGACGGTGGTTTGGTGagatgacattttttttcatgtaccactgagttttcaTTGTAAAAACCCCAacataaatgcagaacattataatAATAGCTTTGAAGCGAAACttaactattcttttgtgataattaagtcaatgtttgagaacattagcttcaagaagtgcagtgcataatGAGTACGCAATCTTAgcctacagacaacctacccagctctgagccaaCCCACATCTTTAGATCCTCCACTCActcatgcaatttcgttgttaaccaaacaatttgccatgtacgtaccGACAGAAATgtcatcattgctgcattggccatgcattgcatttctaacTAAGGGCATACCCTTAATGCACTGTCCTTCTTGGAGCtaggtttctcaaacattaacttatttatcacaaaggaatagcttagtttcgcttccaaactattactcatcgttatattctgcatttattgtagggtttttacaattaaaactaattggtgtatgaaaaaattacatctcaccaccccactgtCATTAAGAAGTTTACTTCCAATCCTTGCTGTATAATGCTTCCTGTTATTCTAGTCCTTACGTCTTACTCAAAAGGAGAAATCTAGTTCTACtaagtccttactaaggttatattggttataaatcccttattgtgcatgaacaagacatttgcaaataaatgtctaacaactctctgattttgcttagtacacgccttacaagttacttacacagacaATAATGTTGTATATACTAGTgccaatagatgtatccctaaaataaagtgttatcgttccatttctattttctGTACAATTACATTACACCATAAAGTACATGCACAATAGCTGTTGCTATTAATGAGAATCTGGAATGCTGATGATATGCTATGCTGTAGAAGTGTCAATCCCTGAATGATAAGCTcagatggtaaaaaaaaaatgattcaaACAGCTCTGAATGAGCTGATGATAATGAATAAGCCTACTCAAGAAAAGTAGACATAACATGACTCTCACCTGCTGGTATGTTTCTCTTTTGTCTTCACGATACCATCTGCCATCATAACTGACATATTTTCGAATAAGGCTCCTTATCAAAAAACCTTGCATGTGATTTGatggacaaaaaaaatctatGAAGGGTGCTTTTGATTCATGTCATTAATAGTTTGAGAGGCAAGAGTTGTTTAATACTGACAACAGCTACAATTCTGTCTTCATACTCTCAGCAGGTTTTATGGGTGGTGGGTTGCGTAACTTGATCATCAGCTGGAGTTCGTATGTAACTGAATTGAACAAAATAAGCATTTTAATGAATGGGACAtgcttttgccaaactttcaagaattgGAGCTGTAATCAAATTTCATTCTCCACCAAGTGACATTCCTGTGAACcacttttgttttgtgtgtgtgtgtgtgtgtgtgtgtgtgtgtgtgtgtgtgtgtgtgtgtgtgtgtgtttgtgtgtgtgtgtgtgtgtgtgtgtgtgtgtgtgtgtgtgtgtgtgtgtgtgtgtgtgtgtgtgtgtgtgtgtgtgtgcgcgcgcatgtgtgtgtgtgtgtgtgtgtgtgtgtgtgtgtgtgtgtgtgtgtgtgtgtgtgtgtgtgtgtgtgtgtgtgtgtcctctggtcCCTGTAGGGTCCCCAGTGCTGCTCTGACTTGGCCGTATCCTTCCACTACGTGGACAGTGTCCTCATGCAAACTCTGGAGTACTTCACCAACCACCTGCGGCCCTGGGGCTACCGCTATCGCTACCGGCCATCCCCGCCCCTTGTTGGCCTTGTTGGCCCAGTAaagacttaaccctatccagactggggggaggggtgggggttaaaAGTGCCGCTTTTCAcgcacttcactcttcaatatgccCCGTAGATTTCTCTGCCATATTTTGGTgccaactcaccagtttaatccTAACACCAAAAATAAATCCCCATGCATGTTCGattgggtttcatttctggttacatgaacaaccttttaaacatcatatatttttttagaaTAGAAAGAGATTAAATAATAGGATGGAGAatggagattttttttattttcatgttaGTTTTATGAACCTTCTACTATTACTATATTATATTGTCATTTTATTCTTatgatttggctggggaagtccacagatagtgacatattcttgtgtgtaagcttttctgtaatgggtcacgggacactcaacattattggaaacatgtgcatctacttggtgtggctgctgaaaaacaaatatgaaattgcatacgctggacaacaagacaatggacagtgggcatctgGCCATGGGAGACCCCATGTGCACAGGAGAAGCTGACGACATGCCCTGGGGGaaggaaatggttaaatagggttgcctTTTGTATTCACTTCAGAaattgctgggtggaatacttcctgtctccacatAGTAACTTCTCCAGcggttaacaataaaatctgcagtgctcacCATCTTAAAGGAGGGTAAATGGTATCCCATGCCTTGTCTTCATTTCCTATTACCATGCCCGGTGTTCATGGGTCGGTTTCGACCCGTTTTTTAAATCAGCTGTAAAAGTGACAAATAACAATGAtattgtgaataatttcacatatcaccttaacaatttcactctattaccttatcaaattgacctgaaagaacacacacagaaacagaggtagcattttaAATCTGAAAGCAGCTCGGGGGTCTTGCACTCACAGAGATGGTTACAGATTCCTTGCAAGCCCGGGTCTACCAGCAGTGGGGCGAAGCCTTTATTGTCTCATTCTAACAAGTAatctttcctatcatgcatatgtaaaacTATATATGAGGGACAAATATGGTCTTGTCTCCCCCTTGTTCCGTAGGCCCTACTGGCGTCTATCTTGATGTATAGCTTCCACGTAGCCTAAACatccaaggtcatagttcagcaaaGTGGTAACCCATCCAGGACGACCTAGGCAGAGATGTTTCCTTGTGGtacagagatgtcacataactcaaagagcaaaggagagagagagagagagagagagagagagagagagagagagagagagagagagagagagagagaataacagagaatAACAGAGTATAACCAGGCCCGACGCTGCTTAGCTTCCGAGATCGGACGAGATCGGGCGTGCTCAGCGTGGTATGGCCGTAAGCAAAGGCTGAGGCCAGAGCAGATTCTTTTATAGCACAGTCTTTTGCCCACATGTCAAATACAAGGTGCCAAAAATGGGACCGAAAAGCGTCTTTTTGACCTTTTTCTCTCATTGCATTAAAACTTCCTTTCTACAGCATGTCAGAAGTACCAAAtccactgactgcctctagaaagacAACTCTACATCtccttaactttttttttttttcccccggggaGGGCGGCAAAAAAAGGCCCAAAATACTTAATCCTTacctttttggggtgggggggcaaaaaAGGTCCAAAAAacgtctttttgacttttttttttttttttgcaccattGCAACAAAACTTCCTTTCGACATCATGCCACAAGTACCAAAtccactgactgcctctagaaagacAAATCAACATctctttagggtttttttttttcctttggggGGGCAAAAAAGGTCCAAAAAGCGTCTTTTTGCCTTTCGGTCCCGCATAAAAAGTTCCTAAGTGTAAATAATGTGTGACAGCAAGAAAAATGAAAAGCTTACAGCACCTGGTGTTCCCAGGCGAATTCTCCAGCAAGTCCCTAAAGCCTGCTCAACCGACCAATGGTTGAGCCCTGTTGTGCAAAGTTGAGGAACGGCAAGCCAATCATTGAGCCCTGTTGTGCAGAGTTGAGCAGCTATCGGCCAATCAGAGACCTCTGTTGTGGACTCGTCATACAGCAGCCGAAGCTGTTCTCAGGTCAGCCTACGATCCCTCAGAATAATTACGACAGATTCAGCGACATCGTTTGACATTTGAAGACGTGGATTCACTTTTACCAGTTACCTGAGGTAAACTATTTTCTTATCTTCAACACAATTTAGGTATTTTGGCAAGTGATTGGATTCGCCGATTTTAAAAAACACTGCTGTTTACATTTAGCCACCAAGTTCAGTTAGCGCGCTTCATTGATGTCAATAGCGGCCGTCAGTAAACAGCCGTCAGTAAAATAGTGATCGTGAAGAGAAACTTTCTTTTTACCTAACAATATTTATGTAAATGACATGGTTGGTGCACTGTTATCTGATGGAAATGACCCATGTTATGTCAAAATGATGTTCGTTTCCTCGGCTACTTCACTTATCTGTCAGTGGGACTAGCTAGTGACAGCCTTCTGAAAACGTATGAAAACAGATGAGCAGATTAACACATTTGTCTGAAAAACATGTTTGACAGCACTATCAGATGTTGGCTACATGTTTCATGACATTTCACGATGTTGTTTTTAATtcgttggtttgtttttttggttgtaATGACGCTACTGACTGACGGTCTCCGAGTGTCTCGAAGCCCCTCGTAGCTTAATGTTACAATGTTCGCTACGTGATCAAAGAGCCGATAATGTATCATATTATGAACATTGTTTCAGTTGAAAGGATGTCATCGCTTGACATATTGTATCCGATGACTTATCCTAGCTTGAAAATGTTGCAGGATTGAGGTAATGGTTTGTTTTGTTCGTCATAATGATGCTACTGAATGACAGGCGCCGACTGCTTTTTAAAGCGTCTCGTAGCCAGATGTTATGTTCGCTACGTGATCAAAGAGGCGATCATGTATCATGTGAAGATTATGTCTGTTGAGGGAAAGGATGTGATTGCATGAAATACTGTATTGGGTGACTAATTCTAG
The Engraulis encrasicolus isolate BLACKSEA-1 unplaced genomic scaffold, IST_EnEncr_1.0 scaffold_93_np1212, whole genome shotgun sequence genome window above contains:
- the LOC134445026 gene encoding glycoprotein-N-acetylgalactosamine 3-beta-galactosyltransferase 1-A-like, which translates into the protein MSPGNKEETGGEREVMKSHGSRCLFFLGFIVGSCTLYLLQLVWFEHPGLILQPQGAGNTTLSKDWRAEGAALINLRHPKKQGKDSHVADELYKKVRILCWVMTAPKNHQTKALHVKATWSRRCNRVVFMSSVNDPNLPAVGLGTGEGRHKLYWKTIRAFHYILEKHGDEADWFLKADDDTFVAVDNLRWILSNHTPAQPVYFGKHFKLHVKQGFMSGGAGYVLSKEALQRYVKAFSTKMCTHTSPEEDVALARCMEKIGVRPGDSRDTLHRDTFHPLAPEFHLTRKFDKTHWYWMENFHRPAEGPQCCSDLAVSFHYVDSVLMQTLEYFTNHLRPWGYRYRYRPSPPLVGLVGPVKT